One Podospora pseudopauciseta strain CBS 411.78 chromosome 4, whole genome shotgun sequence genomic window, ACTCTTGTTTGATCCATTTGTCGACAGGAAAAGCCACATACAAAAGTCTCCAATTGTTCAAATAAGTATCAACACTCACATCGTTGACATGATAATTGCTTGCTTGTTCATTTACTCGCTTAAACAGCCTAGACTGCACAACTCTTTTTTCCCAAGCCTTGAATCAAGCCTCTTGCTTAAAcctgcccctccttttccgcctccttcttcttctccgtcaCACTACtactcccatcatcaccaccccctcccccaagaacatcccccaactcctccaaaaacctgctggcctccctctccgccttcttcacccccatctccctcctcctcccctcaatctccctcctcctcctttccatctcctccctcctcctcagcttctccctttccctcccctccctctccctctccgtccgtttcctttcctcctccaacccctccatctccttctgcCTCGTCTCCCCATCCTGACTAAACTTGTAGAACCCTACCCCCTTGGTCCGTATCTCCCAATTAGCATCATAATGCGTCtccggcggcggcgtagCGCTCCtatccctcttcctcgccaactCCTCCATCTGATTCGTCTCCTCAAACGCCCGAGCCTGGATGGTATCCCCAAAGATAAGATCAGAGGGCACAGCGACAGGGCGGCCGGCCATTTTCTCCAGGTCGATTTCCGAGGCGGCCGCCCGGTCGAGGGCTgctttttgggagggggttaggAGGCGGGTTCGGCCGTAGGTGTCGGTGTATTCGATtgtggcttcttcttcttcttcttctggttcggaagaggaggaaaggtCTTCTGGGGGGCCGGGGTTGGATTGTGCCCATTTACGGTCGAAATCTACGAGGCCGTATTCTTTACCTATGTAGTCGCCTCTTTGCATGGCGGCGTAGAGGCGGGATTTGGATTCTAGGCGTTGACGGGAGCGGGCTAAGTCTTCGAGttcggcggaggaggaggaggtggtggtggtgggggatttGAGGGTGAGTTTTTCATCTTGGTCTTTTGGGCGGTTTTTGCGTTTGATTTTGACTGATTTGAAGAGGTCTTCGGTTTTGGATTTggaggggcgggggcggcCGGTGgacggggtggatgaggacgaggcgaggagggaggtgagttGAGAGGTGAAGGCGAGGGAGCCGGAGAGGtcggtgggggaggatgtcttttgttttttggggggtggttggccGTATAAGTGAGGGTCTTGGGGACGGGgcatggttgtggtggtgtaagAACGTGACTGGTAGTGGTGAGAACGGTGTGAGAGGTGGGTATTTATTTGGTGAGTAACTGTATGAGTTGAATCGTCACCTGTCGGAGCAGAAAGATGTTGATGAGTTGATGAGGTGAGCTATGTCAAAGTAAATCTTCAGATGAAGTGAGATCGCACAGTGCGCGCCCAGCTCCCGTCAGCTTCCCCAGACAGTGGGCCTGGCACTAAAACAGGGGTGCTAGCACTGCTGGCGCATCTTGGCACCTTTCACCCAGCGTGCGCCTGACATTCCGTCGTCATGCATCTCGGCCACCTCGCACAACCATGCTTCGGCTCGGAGCTCTTCTTCCACCGTCGTGCGGACTTGACTTTGGCACCGGCACGCCATCT contains:
- a CDS encoding hypothetical protein (COG:S; EggNog:ENOG503Q3IU) gives rise to the protein MPRPQDPHLYGQPPPKKQKTSSPTDLSGSLAFTSQLTSLLASSSSTPSTGRPRPSKSKTEDLFKSVKIKRKNRPKDQDEKLTLKSPTTTTSSSSAELEDLARSRQRLESKSRLYAAMQRGDYIGKEYGLVDFDRKWAQSNPGPPEDLSSSSEPEEEEEEATIEYTDTYGRTRLLTPSQKAALDRAAASEIDLEKMAGRPVAVPSDLIFGDTIQARAFEETNQMEELARKRDRSATPPPETHYDANWEIRTKGVGFYKFSQDGETRQKEMEGLEEERKRTEREREGREREKLRRREEMERRRREIEGRRREMGVKKAEREASRFLEELGDVLGGGGGDDGSSSVTEKKKEAEKEGQV